A genomic stretch from Acidimicrobiia bacterium includes:
- the rpsS gene encoding 30S ribosomal protein S19, whose protein sequence is MSRSLKKGPFVDDHLLAKIERANKSGDRRVIKTWSRRSTIIPEMVGHTLAVHDGRKHVPVYVTESMVGHKLGEFAPTRTFRGHAGERAARKR, encoded by the coding sequence GTGTCGCGCTCTTTGAAGAAGGGTCCCTTCGTGGACGACCATCTGCTTGCCAAGATCGAGCGGGCCAACAAGTCAGGTGACCGTCGGGTGATCAAGACGTGGAGTCGCCGGTCGACGATCATCCCTGAGATGGTCGGTCACACCCTGGCCGTCCACGATGGTCGCAAGCATGTCCCGGTTTACGTCACCGAGTCGATGGTGGGTCACAAGTTGGGCGAGTTCGCTCCGACGCGGACCTTCCGAGGCCATGCCGGCGAGAGAGCAGCGAGGAAGCGATGA
- the rplV gene encoding 50S ribosomal protein L22 produces the protein MKVQARASYIRQSPFKVRQVLDLVRGLPVERAREVLTFAPKRATDPIRKVLESAVANAAHNHSMDASELRVIAAFADEGPTLKRFKARARGRATQILKRTSHVTIVVGDGVDEEGA, from the coding sequence ATGAAGGTCCAGGCGCGCGCCTCGTACATCCGCCAGTCGCCGTTCAAGGTGCGGCAGGTCCTCGACCTGGTGCGCGGCCTGCCGGTGGAGCGGGCCCGCGAGGTCCTCACCTTCGCGCCGAAGCGGGCGACCGATCCGATCCGAAAGGTGCTCGAGTCCGCCGTGGCGAACGCCGCCCACAACCACTCGATGGATGCCTCCGAACTGCGCGTCATCGCCGCGTTCGCCGACGAGGGACCGACCCTCAAGCGGTTCAAGGCGCGTGCCCGGGGCCGTGCCACCCAGATCTTGAAGCGCACCAGCCACGTCACGATCGTGGTCGGTGACGGTGTCGACGAGGAAGGTGCCTGA
- the rpsC gene encoding 30S ribosomal protein S3 — MGQKIHPYGLRLGIITDWKSRWYSEKDYAKQVLEDAKIRDMLIAELERGALSRIEIERIGDKKVQIDIHTARPGVVIGRSGSEVDRLRTLLEKLTDREIKINVIEVQDAETDAQLLARGIADQLQGRVSFRRAMKRAVQTAMKAGAQGVRVQCSGRLGGADMGRREWYREGRVPLHTLRADVDFGLATAKTTAGAVGVKVWVYKGDVLPSLHSTREKIAAEAALAAGGPASRLAPIKARAEQAAGDRPRGGLVEAGGGKRLVEAGGGKRLVEAGGGKKVDAGSAKSAFEEEREVAEETLDVAAADEVESDATPAGEEE, encoded by the coding sequence ATGGGCCAGAAGATCCACCCCTACGGTTTGCGGCTCGGCATTATCACCGACTGGAAGTCGCGCTGGTACAGCGAGAAGGACTACGCCAAGCAGGTCCTCGAGGACGCCAAGATCCGCGACATGCTCATCGCCGAGCTCGAGCGCGGGGCACTCTCGCGGATCGAGATCGAGCGCATCGGGGACAAGAAGGTCCAGATCGACATTCACACCGCCCGTCCCGGCGTCGTCATCGGTCGTAGCGGGAGTGAGGTCGATCGCCTCCGCACGCTGCTGGAGAAGCTGACCGACCGCGAAATCAAGATCAACGTGATCGAGGTCCAGGACGCCGAGACCGACGCCCAGCTGCTCGCCCGTGGCATCGCCGACCAGCTGCAGGGCCGGGTGTCGTTTCGCCGCGCCATGAAGCGCGCCGTCCAGACTGCCATGAAGGCCGGCGCCCAGGGTGTTCGCGTCCAGTGCTCGGGCCGCCTCGGCGGCGCCGACATGGGGCGCCGCGAGTGGTATCGCGAGGGCCGGGTGCCCCTGCACACGCTGCGTGCCGACGTCGACTTCGGCCTCGCCACCGCCAAGACGACCGCGGGCGCCGTGGGCGTCAAGGTGTGGGTTTACAAGGGTGACGTACTGCCGTCGCTCCACTCCACCCGCGAGAAGATCGCCGCCGAGGCCGCGCTCGCTGCCGGTGGGCCCGCATCGCGACTGGCGCCCATCAAGGCGCGCGCCGAGCAGGCCGCTGGCGACCGACCGCGTGGCGGTCTGGTCGAGGCCGGCGGGGGTAAGCGTCTGGTGGAGGCGGGCGGGGGCAAGCGTCTGGTGGAGGCGGGCGGGGGCAAGAAGGTGGACGCCGGGTCCGCCAAGTCGGCGTTCGAAGAGGAGCGCGAGGTGGCCGAAGAGACCCTCGACGTGGCCGCTGCCGACGAGGTCGAGTCCGACGCGACTCCCGCAGGCGAGGAGGAGTAG
- the rplP gene encoding 50S ribosomal protein L16, whose product MLMPKRPRWRKQHRGRLTGATKGGSRVSFGDFGLQSLEPGWITSRQIEAARVAMTRKIRRGGKVWINIFPHKPVTQKPAETRMGSGKGNPEYWVAVVRPGRVMFELSGVDEDLAREALRLAGHKLPVRTRFVTREEL is encoded by the coding sequence ATGCTGATGCCCAAGCGCCCCCGCTGGCGCAAGCAGCACCGCGGCCGTCTCACCGGCGCCACCAAGGGTGGCTCGCGCGTCTCCTTCGGTGACTTCGGCCTGCAGTCCCTCGAGCCCGGCTGGATCACCTCCCGACAGATCGAAGCGGCCCGTGTCGCCATGACCCGCAAGATCCGCCGTGGCGGCAAGGTGTGGATCAACATCTTCCCCCACAAGCCGGTCACCCAGAAGCCCGCCGAGACCCGGATGGGCTCCGGCAAGGGCAATCCCGAGTATTGGGTCGCCGTGGTGCGGCCCGGCAGGGTCATGTTCGAGCTGTCCGGCGTCGACGAGGACCTAGCCCGGGAGGCGCTGCGTCTCGCCGGCCACAAGCTTCCCGTTCGTACCCGCTTCGTCACTCGGGAGGAGCTGTGA
- the rpmC gene encoding 50S ribosomal protein L29 has protein sequence MRANELRDLPYEELVEKLDGAKEDLFNLRFQMATNQLDDTARIRRLRREVARIATVMRELEIEAYYRMEEEGDV, from the coding sequence GTGAGAGCCAACGAGCTGCGCGATCTCCCCTACGAGGAGCTGGTCGAGAAGCTCGACGGGGCCAAGGAGGATCTGTTCAACCTCCGGTTCCAGATGGCGACCAACCAGCTGGACGACACCGCCCGTATCCGTCGGCTGCGTCGCGAAGTCGCACGCATCGCCACGGTGATGCGGGAACTGGAGATCGAGGCGTACTACCGCATGGAGGAGGAAGGCGATGTCTGA